In the Variovorax sp. S12S4 genome, one interval contains:
- the lexA gene encoding transcriptional repressor LexA has product MQFAVKLTARQQQILDLIQSAIARTGAPPTRAEIANELGFKSANAAEEHLQALARKGVIELVSGTSRGIRLKGDALRSLNESRNNQFSLSLPGMAQLALPLIGRVAAGSPILAQEHVDQTYYVENTLFQRQPDYLLKVRGMSMRDAGIMDGDLLAVQATKEARNGQIVVARLGDEVTVKRLKRNKQVIELHAENPDYPTIVVQPGEPFEIEGLAVGLIRNTMLM; this is encoded by the coding sequence ATGCAGTTCGCCGTGAAGCTTACCGCCCGCCAGCAGCAAATCCTGGACTTGATCCAGAGCGCCATCGCACGCACCGGCGCTCCGCCCACGCGGGCAGAAATCGCCAATGAGCTGGGCTTCAAGTCGGCCAACGCGGCCGAAGAGCACCTGCAGGCGCTGGCCCGCAAGGGTGTCATCGAACTCGTCAGCGGCACCTCCCGCGGCATCCGGCTCAAGGGCGATGCGCTGCGTTCGCTCAACGAGTCGCGCAACAACCAGTTCTCGCTTTCGCTGCCCGGCATGGCGCAGCTGGCACTGCCTCTTATCGGCCGTGTGGCGGCGGGTTCGCCCATCCTCGCGCAAGAACACGTCGACCAGACCTACTATGTCGAGAACACGCTGTTCCAGCGCCAGCCCGACTACCTGCTGAAGGTGCGCGGCATGTCCATGCGCGACGCCGGCATCATGGACGGCGACCTGCTGGCGGTGCAAGCCACCAAGGAAGCCCGCAACGGCCAGATCGTGGTGGCCCGCCTCGGCGACGAAGTCACGGTCAAGCGCCTCAAGCGCAACAAGCAGGTCATCGAGCTGCACGCCGAAAACCCCGACTACCCCACCATCGTGGTCCAGCCCGGCGAGCCGTTCGAAATCGAAGGCCTGGCGGTCGGCCTCATTCGCAACACCATGCTGATGTAG
- a CDS encoding D-2-hydroxyacid dehydrogenase family protein, translating into MNIVILDDYQDAVRKLRCATKLDAYAAKVYTNTVKGIGQLSIRLKDADVIVLIRERTHISRQLIEKLPKLKLISQTGRVGNHIDVTACTERGVAVAEGTGSPQAPAELTWALIMAAMRRLPQYISNLKHGAWQQSGLKSASMPPNFGLGSVLKGKTLCIWGYGRIGQLVARYGQAFGMQVVIWGREASCAKARSDGFQVAQNRHEFFAAADVLSVHLRLNEETMGLVTLEDLSRMKPTALFVNTSRAELVEPDALLAALNRGRPGLAAVDVFESEPPLQGHALLRLENCICTPHIGYVEQDSYESYFGQAFDNVVSFIKGNPTNIVNPGALQVRR; encoded by the coding sequence ATGAACATTGTGATCCTCGACGATTACCAGGACGCCGTGCGCAAGCTGCGCTGCGCCACCAAGCTGGACGCGTACGCGGCCAAGGTCTACACCAACACGGTCAAGGGCATTGGTCAACTGTCAATTCGCCTGAAGGACGCCGACGTGATCGTGCTGATCCGCGAGCGCACCCATATCTCGCGCCAACTGATCGAAAAGCTGCCCAAGCTCAAGCTCATTTCGCAGACGGGGCGCGTGGGCAACCATATCGACGTCACAGCGTGTACCGAACGGGGTGTGGCTGTGGCCGAGGGCACCGGCTCTCCCCAAGCGCCCGCCGAACTCACCTGGGCGCTGATCATGGCGGCCATGCGGCGCTTGCCGCAGTACATCAGCAACCTCAAGCACGGCGCGTGGCAGCAATCGGGGCTCAAGTCGGCTTCGATGCCGCCCAACTTCGGTCTGGGCTCGGTGCTCAAGGGCAAAACCCTCTGCATCTGGGGCTACGGCCGCATCGGCCAGCTGGTGGCGCGCTACGGCCAAGCCTTCGGCATGCAGGTCGTCATCTGGGGCCGCGAGGCAAGCTGCGCCAAGGCCCGGTCCGACGGCTTCCAGGTGGCGCAGAACCGGCACGAGTTCTTTGCCGCGGCCGATGTGCTGTCGGTGCACCTGCGGCTGAACGAAGAAACCATGGGCCTGGTCACGCTCGAAGACCTTTCGCGCATGAAGCCGACGGCGCTTTTCGTCAACACCTCGCGCGCGGAACTGGTCGAACCCGATGCCCTGCTGGCGGCGCTCAACCGCGGCCGTCCGGGGCTGGCGGCGGTCGACGTGTTCGAGAGCGAGCCGCCGCTGCAGGGGCACGCGCTCCTGCGCCTCGAAAACTGCATCTGCACACCGCATATCGGCTACGTGGAGCAAGACAGCTACGAGAGCTATTTCGGGCAGGCATTCGACAACGTGGTGAGCTTCATCAAGGGCAACCCCACCAACATCGTGAATCCGGGCGCGCTGCAGGTTCGCCGGTGA
- a CDS encoding MFS transporter, producing the protein MNRPAPRGALWALLAGNFVIGTGVMVVPGTLNEISTSLAVTVATAGQLITVAAVVMCLGAPLLAAVVAGWDRRQLLALTLVWYAAGHIVAALMPSFGALLPVRMLTVVAPAIFTPQAAACAGMLVPPEQRGRAVTFVFLGWSMASVLGLPLGALIGGHLGWRMAFTAVAVLSIVSAVSIWLTLPRGIRPAALTAAAWSRVLRSPVLMGIVAVTALQGAGQFVLFSYFGPILKQDFGADPTTLSLMWALFGVFGLLGNMLVSRFIDRVGAGRMVLLTSSLIALSLFLWPWAGTLPWLAAVLVPWGLGCFATNSAQQARLVGLAPALAPGSVALNSSGIYIGQAVGAGLGGWLLANDAVAWMNWVGLALLLLAIGLSVAIDRSRRTA; encoded by the coding sequence GTGAACCGGCCTGCGCCCCGGGGCGCGCTCTGGGCGCTGCTGGCCGGCAATTTCGTGATCGGCACGGGCGTGATGGTGGTGCCCGGCACGCTCAATGAAATCAGCACGTCGCTGGCGGTTACCGTCGCTACCGCGGGCCAGCTGATCACGGTTGCCGCGGTGGTGATGTGCCTCGGCGCACCATTGCTGGCGGCCGTGGTCGCGGGCTGGGACCGGCGCCAGCTGCTTGCCCTCACCCTTGTCTGGTATGCCGCCGGGCACATCGTTGCGGCGTTGATGCCGAGCTTTGGCGCCCTGCTGCCGGTGCGCATGCTCACCGTGGTAGCTCCGGCCATCTTCACGCCGCAGGCCGCGGCCTGCGCGGGCATGCTGGTGCCGCCCGAACAGCGCGGGCGGGCCGTGACCTTCGTCTTTCTCGGCTGGTCGATGGCCTCGGTGCTGGGCCTGCCGCTCGGCGCGCTGATTGGCGGCCACCTGGGCTGGCGCATGGCTTTCACGGCGGTCGCAGTGCTCAGCATCGTGAGCGCGGTGTCGATCTGGCTGACGCTTCCGCGCGGCATCCGCCCCGCGGCGCTCACGGCAGCCGCGTGGTCACGCGTGCTCCGCAGCCCGGTGCTGATGGGCATTGTCGCGGTCACGGCGCTGCAGGGCGCCGGGCAGTTCGTCCTGTTCAGCTATTTCGGCCCCATCCTCAAGCAGGACTTCGGTGCCGATCCCACCACGCTGAGCCTGATGTGGGCCCTGTTCGGCGTTTTCGGGCTGCTGGGCAACATGCTGGTGAGCCGCTTCATCGACCGGGTGGGCGCGGGCCGCATGGTGCTGCTGACGAGTTCGCTCATCGCACTCAGTCTCTTCCTCTGGCCGTGGGCCGGCACGCTCCCCTGGCTTGCGGCCGTTCTCGTGCCGTGGGGCCTGGGGTGCTTTGCCACCAATTCGGCGCAGCAGGCGCGGCTGGTGGGCCTGGCGCCTGCTCTTGCCCCGGGCTCGGTGGCCCTCAACAGCTCGGGCATCTACATCGGCCAGGCCGTGGGCGCCGGGCTGGGCGGATGGCTGCTCGCCAATGATGCGGTGGCATGGATGAACTGGGTCGGCCTCGCGCTGCTGCTGCTGGCCATCGGCCTGAGCGTGGCCATCGATCGCAGCCGCCGCACAGCCTGA
- a CDS encoding 3-hydroxyacyl-CoA dehydrogenase, whose product MTVNYTRIGVVGAGAMGRGIAQIAAQAGSEVLLLDSFEGAAERGREALAAQWNKLHEKGKIDAAARDAQIARVKAVDSVAALAACDLVIEAVVEDIEVKRSLFRELESVVAPTATLVTNTSSLSVTAIAAGLKHPERVAGFHFFNPVPLMKVVEVVAGFKTSAEVCKQLAGYAVQMGHSAVQAQDTPGFIVNHAGRGYGTEALRIVGEGVADFATIDRILKDQAGFRLGPFELMDLTALDVSHPVMESIYRQYYEEPRFRPSVITAQRLAAGVLGRKTNEGFYNYNDGVMQQPAEAAPPTVAALPSVWVSPRAARRAELLRLVNTLGAQIDSGATAAPTSLILVAPLGFDVTTVAAVERLDATRTVGIDMLIDDAATKRRVLATNPATRRDIRDAAHALFARDGKAVSVIRDSGGFVTQRVIGTIVNIASDMCQQRVCSPADLETAVQLGLGYPRGPLAMGNLYGPTNMLEVLFNLQTVYGDPRYRPSPWLRRRGALGLSLLHEEE is encoded by the coding sequence ATGACAGTGAACTACACCCGGATCGGCGTCGTCGGCGCCGGCGCCATGGGCCGAGGCATCGCCCAGATCGCCGCGCAAGCGGGCAGCGAAGTGCTGCTGCTCGACAGTTTTGAAGGTGCCGCGGAGCGCGGGCGCGAAGCCCTCGCGGCGCAATGGAACAAGCTGCACGAAAAGGGCAAGATCGACGCCGCGGCGCGCGATGCGCAAATCGCCCGAGTCAAGGCGGTCGATTCGGTTGCAGCCCTGGCTGCATGCGACCTCGTGATCGAAGCGGTGGTCGAAGACATCGAGGTCAAGCGCTCGTTGTTCCGTGAGCTCGAATCGGTTGTTGCACCGACGGCCACGCTCGTGACCAACACCTCGTCGCTTTCGGTCACGGCCATTGCGGCCGGGCTCAAGCACCCGGAGCGCGTGGCGGGCTTTCACTTCTTCAACCCGGTGCCGCTGATGAAGGTGGTCGAGGTGGTGGCGGGCTTCAAGACGTCCGCCGAGGTCTGCAAGCAGCTGGCCGGCTATGCGGTGCAGATGGGCCACAGCGCCGTGCAGGCGCAAGACACCCCCGGTTTCATCGTCAATCACGCCGGCCGCGGCTACGGCACCGAGGCACTGCGCATCGTGGGCGAAGGCGTGGCCGACTTCGCCACCATCGACCGCATCCTGAAGGACCAGGCCGGTTTTCGCCTTGGCCCGTTCGAGCTGATGGACCTGACGGCGCTCGACGTGTCGCATCCAGTGATGGAATCGATCTATCGCCAGTACTACGAAGAGCCCCGCTTCCGCCCCAGCGTGATCACCGCGCAGCGGCTGGCCGCAGGCGTGCTCGGCCGCAAGACCAATGAAGGTTTCTACAACTACAACGACGGCGTGATGCAGCAGCCTGCCGAAGCCGCGCCTCCCACCGTGGCAGCGCTGCCTTCGGTGTGGGTTTCGCCGCGTGCCGCGCGCCGCGCCGAGCTGCTGCGGCTGGTGAATACGCTGGGCGCCCAGATCGACAGCGGTGCCACCGCCGCGCCCACTTCGCTCATCCTGGTGGCGCCGCTGGGCTTCGACGTGACCACAGTGGCCGCGGTCGAGCGCCTGGACGCGACGCGCACCGTCGGCATCGACATGCTGATCGACGATGCCGCCACCAAGCGCCGCGTGCTCGCCACCAACCCGGCCACGCGGCGCGACATCCGCGATGCGGCGCACGCCCTTTTTGCGCGCGACGGCAAGGCCGTGAGCGTGATCCGCGACAGCGGCGGCTTCGTCACGCAGCGCGTGATCGGCACCATCGTGAACATCGCCTCCGACATGTGCCAGCAGCGCGTGTGCTCGCCGGCCGATCTTGAAACGGCCGTACAGCTGGGCCTTGGCTATCCGCGTGGCCCGCTGGCCATGGGCAACCTGTACGGCCCGACCAACATGCTCGAGGTGCTGTTCAACCTGCAGACCGTCTATGGCGATCCGCGCTATCGCCCGAGCCCCTGGCTGCGCCGCCGCGGTGCGCTTGGCCTGAGCCTGCTGCACGAAGAAGAATAA
- a CDS encoding oxepin-CoA hydrolase, alternative type produces the protein MTAELKSTSEGRTMVLTIANPTQRNALGPEIYAAGIEALNGAESSDEIRSVVIVGEGAWFCAGGSLQRLSDNRQRDPSVQAEGIEGLHNWIDSIRTFPKPIIAAVEGAAAGAGFSLALACDFVVAARDAIFAASYSNVALSPDGGLSWHLGQALPRQLASEWLMAGERIGAPRLHALGLVNELSENGQALASALALAAKLNARAPNSLASIKELLSEARGATFASQLSQERDHFVRNLHHPNAGIGIAAFLDKKPPQYE, from the coding sequence ATGACCGCCGAACTCAAGAGCACCAGCGAAGGACGCACCATGGTGCTGACCATCGCCAACCCGACCCAGCGCAACGCGCTGGGCCCAGAGATCTACGCCGCAGGCATCGAGGCACTCAACGGCGCCGAAAGCAGCGACGAGATCCGCAGCGTCGTCATCGTGGGCGAAGGCGCGTGGTTCTGCGCGGGCGGCTCGCTGCAGCGGCTGTCCGACAACCGCCAGCGCGACCCTTCGGTGCAAGCTGAAGGCATCGAGGGCCTGCACAACTGGATCGACTCCATCCGCACCTTTCCAAAGCCGATCATTGCGGCGGTCGAAGGTGCGGCGGCCGGCGCGGGCTTTTCGCTGGCGCTGGCCTGCGACTTCGTGGTGGCTGCACGCGATGCGATTTTTGCGGCGTCGTACAGCAACGTGGCGCTCTCGCCCGACGGCGGCCTGAGCTGGCACTTGGGCCAGGCGTTGCCGCGCCAGCTGGCCAGCGAATGGCTGATGGCCGGCGAGCGCATCGGCGCACCGCGGCTGCATGCGCTGGGGCTGGTCAACGAGCTGAGCGAAAACGGCCAGGCGCTCGCAAGCGCGCTGGCGCTTGCGGCCAAGCTCAATGCCCGCGCACCGAACTCGCTGGCCAGCATCAAGGAGCTGCTCAGCGAGGCGCGCGGCGCCACCTTTGCGTCGCAGCTCTCGCAGGAGCGCGATCACTTCGTTCGCAACCTTCACCATCCGAATGCCGGCATCGGCATTGCCGCTTTTCTCGATAAGAAGCCGCCGCAGTACGAATAG
- a CDS encoding Crp/Fnr family transcriptional regulator — protein MDDPILTIEEREAINSGRWFSSLSPSLRHDILRCAFVKRYKDGDLIAARGDPPDHWIACAKGAVRVSSTAVSGKQVTLTYVEPGIWFGDVAMFDGDRRTHDAYAHGDTTVLCVARADFQKILATHVELYEALMRLQARRIRTLFGLVEDLNTLPLRARLAKQLIHLVRSYGVPNLEDGSQTRIGLQLAQEELAQLLGASRQRVNQELKTMEREGTIRIEPGGLVVLDRAALMRVSEAET, from the coding sequence ATGGACGACCCCATTCTTACCATCGAAGAACGTGAAGCGATCAACAGTGGTCGCTGGTTTTCTTCTCTCTCTCCATCGCTACGGCACGACATTCTTCGATGTGCTTTTGTCAAACGCTACAAGGACGGCGACCTGATCGCCGCCCGCGGCGATCCGCCCGATCACTGGATTGCCTGCGCCAAGGGCGCGGTGCGCGTGAGCTCGACGGCCGTGTCGGGCAAGCAGGTGACGCTGACCTACGTGGAGCCAGGCATCTGGTTCGGCGACGTGGCGATGTTCGACGGGGACCGGCGCACGCACGATGCCTATGCGCATGGCGACACCACGGTGCTCTGCGTAGCGCGGGCCGACTTTCAGAAAATCCTGGCCACGCACGTGGAGCTGTACGAAGCGCTGATGCGGCTGCAGGCGCGCCGCATCCGCACGCTGTTCGGGCTGGTGGAAGACCTCAACACCCTGCCTTTGCGCGCACGGCTGGCCAAGCAGCTTATTCACCTGGTGCGCAGCTACGGCGTGCCCAACCTGGAAGACGGCAGCCAGACGCGCATCGGCCTGCAGCTGGCGCAGGAAGAACTCGCGCAGCTGCTCGGCGCCTCGCGCCAGCGGGTCAACCAGGAACTCAAGACCATGGAGCGCGAGGGCACCATCCGGATCGAGCCGGGCGGGCTGGTCGTGCTGGATCGCGCGGCCTTGATGCGTGTCTCCGAAGCTGAGACCTGA
- a CDS encoding phosphotransferase produces the protein MSQDFSNFIGTRAVSQQHAFDIEALAAWLTRNLDGFKGPLTVEMFKGGQSNPTYKLVTPTQSYVMRAKPGPVAKLLPSAHAVEREFKVMSGLQGTDVPVPRMHCLCEDESIIGRAFYVMEFMQGRVLWDQSLPGFTNTERAAYYDEMNRVIAALHTVKFAERGLADYGKPGNYFERQIGRWSKQYKASTDGAGELSQPIDAMERLIDWLPAHMPASARDESKVSIVHGDYRLDNVMFHATEPRIIAVLDWELSTLGHPLADFSYHCMSWHMPPTTGRGIGGVDVAALGIPTESEYIRRYCERTRISTPEALAPDWNFYQAYNLFRMAAILQGIAKRVEAGTASSEQAVASARGARPMAEMAWQFAQKA, from the coding sequence ATGAGCCAGGACTTCTCGAACTTCATCGGCACCCGCGCCGTTTCGCAGCAGCATGCATTCGACATCGAAGCGCTTGCAGCCTGGCTCACGAGGAACCTCGACGGCTTCAAGGGCCCGCTCACGGTCGAAATGTTCAAGGGCGGACAGTCGAACCCCACCTACAAGCTGGTGACGCCCACGCAGAGCTACGTGATGCGCGCCAAGCCCGGGCCGGTCGCCAAGCTGCTGCCCTCTGCCCATGCGGTGGAACGCGAGTTCAAGGTCATGAGCGGCCTGCAAGGCACTGACGTGCCCGTGCCGCGCATGCACTGCCTGTGCGAGGACGAATCCATCATCGGCCGCGCCTTCTACGTGATGGAGTTCATGCAGGGCCGCGTGCTCTGGGACCAGTCGCTGCCCGGTTTCACCAACACCGAGCGCGCGGCCTACTACGACGAGATGAACCGCGTCATTGCGGCGCTGCACACTGTGAAGTTCGCGGAGCGCGGCCTCGCCGACTACGGCAAACCGGGCAACTATTTCGAGCGCCAGATCGGCCGCTGGAGCAAGCAATACAAGGCCTCGACCGATGGCGCCGGCGAACTGTCGCAGCCGATCGACGCCATGGAACGCCTGATCGACTGGCTGCCCGCCCACATGCCGGCCAGCGCACGCGACGAGAGCAAGGTCTCGATCGTGCATGGCGACTACCGCCTCGACAACGTGATGTTCCACGCCACGGAGCCGCGAATCATCGCGGTGCTCGACTGGGAGCTCTCCACGCTGGGCCACCCGCTGGCGGACTTCAGCTACCACTGCATGTCCTGGCACATGCCTCCCACCACCGGCCGCGGCATCGGCGGCGTGGATGTCGCGGCGCTGGGCATTCCCACCGAAAGCGAATACATCCGCCGCTACTGCGAGCGCACGCGCATCAGCACGCCTGAGGCGCTGGCGCCCGACTGGAACTTCTACCAGGCCTACAACCTGTTCCGCATGGCCGCGATCCTGCAAGGCATTGCCAAGCGGGTCGAGGCCGGTACCGCGTCGAGCGAGCAAGCCGTGGCCTCCGCCCGCGGCGCGCGACCGATGGCCGAGATGGCCTGGCAGTTTGCCCAAAAGGCGTAA
- a CDS encoding acyl-CoA dehydrogenase family protein codes for MDFEYSAKTKELQKRVTAFMDEHIYPAEAEYAAELAANTAAGKRWTALKTVEKIKAKAKAQGLWNLFLPVDSASASGYEGAGLTNQEYAPLAEIMGRVQWASEAFNCSAPDTGNMETIARYGSEAIKARWLKPLLEGEIRSAFAMTEPDVASSDATNISTRIERQGDEYVINGHKWWISGAADPRCAVFITMGKSDPDAPRHSQQSMVIVPADAKGIRIVRPLNVMGYDDAPHGHVEMYFENVRVPVDNILLGEGRGFEIAQGRLGPGRIHHCMRLIGLAERALELMCKRASSRVAFGKTVASQTVTQERIAEARCKIDMARLLTLKAAWLMDVAGNKVAKNEIAMIKVVAPSMACQVIDWAMQVHGGGGMCDDFPLAYAYAGARTLRFADGPDEVHRNAIAKWELGKYAPGKTEAEAPVTRF; via the coding sequence ATGGATTTCGAATATTCGGCCAAGACCAAGGAATTGCAGAAACGCGTCACCGCGTTCATGGACGAGCACATCTACCCGGCCGAAGCCGAGTACGCCGCCGAGCTGGCCGCCAACACGGCCGCGGGCAAGCGCTGGACCGCGCTCAAGACCGTCGAGAAGATCAAGGCCAAGGCCAAGGCCCAGGGACTGTGGAACCTTTTCCTGCCGGTCGACAGCGCCTCCGCCTCGGGCTATGAAGGCGCGGGCCTCACCAACCAGGAATACGCACCGCTGGCCGAGATCATGGGCCGCGTGCAATGGGCTTCGGAGGCCTTCAACTGCTCGGCGCCCGATACCGGCAACATGGAGACCATTGCCCGCTACGGCTCGGAGGCCATCAAGGCACGCTGGCTCAAGCCGCTGCTCGAAGGCGAGATCCGCTCGGCCTTCGCCATGACCGAACCCGACGTTGCCTCCAGCGATGCCACCAACATCTCGACCCGCATCGAGCGCCAGGGCGACGAGTACGTGATCAACGGCCACAAGTGGTGGATTTCAGGCGCCGCCGACCCACGCTGCGCCGTCTTCATCACCATGGGCAAGAGCGACCCCGATGCGCCGCGGCATTCACAGCAGAGCATGGTGATCGTGCCGGCCGATGCCAAGGGCATCCGCATCGTGCGCCCGCTCAACGTCATGGGCTACGACGATGCGCCGCACGGCCACGTCGAGATGTACTTCGAGAACGTGCGCGTGCCTGTCGACAACATCCTGCTGGGCGAAGGCCGCGGCTTTGAAATTGCCCAAGGCCGCCTTGGCCCCGGACGCATTCATCACTGCATGCGCCTGATCGGCCTGGCAGAGCGTGCGCTCGAGCTGATGTGCAAGCGCGCTTCTTCGCGCGTGGCCTTCGGCAAGACGGTCGCTTCGCAGACCGTGACACAAGAGCGCATTGCCGAGGCACGCTGCAAGATCGACATGGCGCGCCTGCTCACGCTCAAGGCCGCCTGGCTGATGGACGTGGCGGGCAACAAGGTTGCGAAGAACGAAATCGCGATGATCAAGGTGGTGGCGCCGAGCATGGCCTGCCAGGTGATCGACTGGGCCATGCAGGTGCATGGCGGCGGCGGCATGTGCGACGACTTTCCGCTGGCCTACGCCTACGCCGGCGCGCGCACGCTGCGCTTTGCGGACGGCCCGGACGAAGTGCACCGCAATGCAATCGCGAAATGGGAGCTGGGCAAGTACGCGCCCGGCAAGACCGAAGCCGAGGCACCCGTCACGCGCTTCTGA
- a CDS encoding GNAT family N-acetyltransferase: MIEVVLVDYGNLAHSAALVDLLDAYAQDPAGGGTPLEAKVRAGLPAALAARPQAFSVLAYDGTQPVGLINCIEGFSTFACKPLVNVHDVVVLPSHRGRRVAQRMFERVEQEARARGACKLTLEVLSGNASALRSYEREGFSGYQLDPAFGHAVFLQKKL, encoded by the coding sequence ATGATCGAAGTCGTGCTGGTGGACTACGGCAATCTCGCGCATTCGGCCGCGCTGGTCGATTTGCTCGATGCTTATGCGCAGGACCCAGCCGGCGGCGGCACGCCGCTCGAGGCCAAGGTGCGCGCCGGCTTGCCCGCTGCGTTGGCAGCGCGGCCGCAGGCCTTCAGCGTGCTGGCTTACGACGGTACGCAGCCCGTGGGGCTCATCAACTGCATCGAAGGTTTTTCGACCTTCGCCTGCAAGCCGCTGGTCAATGTGCACGACGTCGTCGTGCTGCCCAGCCATCGCGGCCGGCGGGTTGCGCAACGCATGTTCGAACGGGTGGAGCAGGAGGCCCGTGCGCGCGGTGCCTGCAAGCTCACGCTGGAAGTGCTGTCTGGCAATGCATCGGCGCTGCGGAGCTACGAGCGTGAAGGATTCAGCGGCTATCAACTCGACCCTGCGTTCGGGCACGCAGTGTTTTTGCAGAAGAAGCTCTGA
- the glmM gene encoding phosphoglucosamine mutase, whose amino-acid sequence MTRKYFGTDGIRGTVGQSPITPDFVLRLAHAVGRVLKKSQSRPTVLIGKDTRISGYMLESALESGFNSAGVDVVLLGPLPTPGVAYLTRAQRASLGVVISASHNAYPDNGIKFFNAHGSKLDDEWELAVEAALEEAPVWATSAELGKARRLNDAPGRYIEFCKSTFANDLTLRDMKLVIDAAHGAAYQVAPNVFHELGAEVTSIGCAPDGLNINKGFGATHPAALVEAVTSQKADYGIALDGDADRLQLVDASGRLFNGDELLYLMVAERIARGERPVGVVGTLMTNKAVEVALRNQGIEFVRAKVGDRYVLEELDKRGWLLGGEGSGHLLALDRHTTGDGIVSALQVLQACVRSGKTVAQLLADITLFPQTLINVRLTPGQDWKSNKALASETQRIEAELGDGGRVLIRASGTEPLVRVMVEARDAKQAESCAKRLAATLEPAQ is encoded by the coding sequence ATGACCCGTAAATACTTTGGCACCGACGGCATCCGCGGCACGGTCGGCCAGTCGCCTATCACTCCCGATTTCGTCTTGCGCCTTGCGCATGCGGTGGGCCGCGTGCTCAAGAAGAGCCAGTCGCGCCCGACAGTGCTGATCGGCAAGGACACGCGCATTTCGGGCTACATGCTTGAATCGGCGCTGGAATCGGGCTTCAACTCTGCCGGTGTCGACGTGGTGTTGCTGGGCCCGCTGCCCACGCCGGGCGTGGCCTACCTCACGCGCGCGCAGCGTGCGAGCCTGGGCGTGGTGATCAGCGCGAGCCACAACGCCTACCCCGACAACGGCATCAAGTTTTTCAACGCCCACGGCAGCAAGCTCGACGACGAATGGGAGCTCGCGGTGGAGGCCGCGCTCGAAGAGGCACCCGTGTGGGCAACCTCGGCAGAACTCGGCAAGGCGCGCCGCCTCAACGACGCGCCCGGCCGCTACATCGAGTTCTGCAAGAGTACCTTCGCCAACGACCTGACGCTGCGCGACATGAAGCTCGTGATCGATGCGGCGCATGGCGCGGCCTACCAGGTGGCGCCGAATGTGTTCCATGAGCTGGGGGCCGAGGTCACCAGCATCGGCTGCGCGCCGGACGGGCTCAACATCAACAAGGGCTTCGGCGCGACCCACCCGGCCGCCTTGGTGGAGGCCGTGACGTCACAAAAGGCCGACTACGGCATTGCGCTCGACGGCGACGCCGACCGGCTGCAACTTGTCGACGCGAGCGGACGCCTTTTCAACGGCGACGAACTGCTCTACCTCATGGTGGCCGAGCGCATTGCGCGCGGAGAAAGGCCCGTCGGCGTGGTCGGCACCCTCATGACCAACAAGGCCGTCGAGGTCGCGCTGCGCAACCAGGGCATCGAATTCGTGCGCGCCAAGGTGGGCGACCGGTACGTGCTCGAAGAGCTCGACAAGCGCGGCTGGCTGCTCGGCGGCGAAGGCTCCGGCCACTTGCTGGCGCTCGACCGCCACACCACCGGCGACGGCATTGTGAGCGCGCTTCAGGTGCTGCAAGCCTGCGTGCGCAGCGGCAAGACGGTGGCGCAACTGCTGGCGGACATCACGCTGTTTCCGCAGACCCTCATCAATGTTCGGCTCACGCCCGGACAGGATTGGAAGAGCAACAAGGCGCTGGCCAGCGAAACGCAGCGTATCGAGGCCGAACTTGGCGACGGCGGCCGCGTGCTGATCCGTGCGAGCGGCACCGAGCCGCTGGTGCGCGTGATGGTCGAGGCACGCGACGCGAAGCAGGCCGAGTCTTGCGCCAAACGCCTTGCCGCGACGCTCGAGCCCGCACAGTGA